A single genomic interval of Eurosta solidaginis isolate ZX-2024a chromosome 3, ASM4086904v1, whole genome shotgun sequence harbors:
- the nemy gene encoding uncharacterized protein nemy isoform X7: MFTCGLRNVQRWQRRSRYEEDSENDWNCGSWFEYLLIVILSTILLVGVLVLTLFWILFYRGGFAWSDNPKLQFNLHPTLMVAGFITLSGFSILLYRLCRCLKHIYVKLIHMFFHACAIPCVVLGFLAVFDSHNLSEPPKINFYSLHSWLGLVTMGMFVLQFVGGFFSFLILLCCENRTYKFRSIMVPIHASFGLVNFMLAIATSITGLVEYERQNAGDPVLSSRNSEIEHYIINSLAIVLVAIGIVVSVAVRRSNAPATAKVYVTERC, translated from the exons GCGCTATGAAGAAGATTCGGAGAATGACTGGAATTGCGGTTCGTGGTTTGAGTATTTGCTCATTGTTATACTTTCAACAATTTTGCTGGTTGGCGTATTGGTACTAACACTCTTTTGGATATTATTCTATCGTGGCGGTTTTGCATGGTCTGATAATCcaaaattacaattcaatttaCATCCCACCCTAATGGTGGCGGGCTTCATAACACTGTCGGGATTTT CAATTTTATTGTACCGCCTCTGCCGCTGTTTGAAACACATTTATGTTAAGCTAATTCATATGTTCTTTCACGCCTGCGCCATACCGTGTGTGGTTTTGGGATTTTTGGCTGTTTTCGATTCGCATAATTTATCAGAGCCGCCTAAAATCAATTTTTATAGTTTACATTCGTGGTTGGGTCTTGTCACCATGGGAATGTTTGTGCTGCAATTCGTTGGCGGCTTCTTCAG TTTCTTGATCTTGTTGTGCTGTGAGAATCGCACCTACAAATTTCGCAGCATTATGGTTCCAATACACGCCAGCTTTGGTCTGGTTAATTTTATGTTGGCAATTGCCACAAGCATCACTGGTTTGGTGGAATATGAAAGACAGAATGCAGGTGATCCAGTTTTAAG CTCGCGCAACTCGGAAATCGAGCACTACATAATAAACTCATTGGCTATCGTTTTAGTTGCTATTGGAATCGTTGTTTCGGTCGCTGTGAGACGATCGAATGCACCAGCCACTGCCAAAGTCTATGTGACAGAACGTTGTTGA
- the nemy gene encoding uncharacterized protein nemy isoform X6 yields MRERNLNKMPRAGATTTRYEEDSENDWNCGSWFEYLLIVILSTILLVGVLVLTLFWILFYRGGFAWSDNPKLQFNLHPTLMVAGFITLSGFSILLYRLCRCLKHIYVKLIHMFFHACAIPCVVLGFLAVFDSHNLSEPPKINFYSLHSWLGLVTMGMFVLQFVGGFFSFLILLCCENRTYKFRSIMVPIHASFGLVNFMLAIATSITGLVEYERQNAGDPVLSSRNSEIEHYIINSLAIVLVAIGIVVSVAVRRSNAPATAKVYVTERC; encoded by the exons GCGCTATGAAGAAGATTCGGAGAATGACTGGAATTGCGGTTCGTGGTTTGAGTATTTGCTCATTGTTATACTTTCAACAATTTTGCTGGTTGGCGTATTGGTACTAACACTCTTTTGGATATTATTCTATCGTGGCGGTTTTGCATGGTCTGATAATCcaaaattacaattcaatttaCATCCCACCCTAATGGTGGCGGGCTTCATAACACTGTCGGGATTTT CAATTTTATTGTACCGCCTCTGCCGCTGTTTGAAACACATTTATGTTAAGCTAATTCATATGTTCTTTCACGCCTGCGCCATACCGTGTGTGGTTTTGGGATTTTTGGCTGTTTTCGATTCGCATAATTTATCAGAGCCGCCTAAAATCAATTTTTATAGTTTACATTCGTGGTTGGGTCTTGTCACCATGGGAATGTTTGTGCTGCAATTCGTTGGCGGCTTCTTCAG TTTCTTGATCTTGTTGTGCTGTGAGAATCGCACCTACAAATTTCGCAGCATTATGGTTCCAATACACGCCAGCTTTGGTCTGGTTAATTTTATGTTGGCAATTGCCACAAGCATCACTGGTTTGGTGGAATATGAAAGACAGAATGCAGGTGATCCAGTTTTAAG CTCGCGCAACTCGGAAATCGAGCACTACATAATAAACTCATTGGCTATCGTTTTAGTTGCTATTGGAATCGTTGTTTCGGTCGCTGTGAGACGATCGAATGCACCAGCCACTGCCAAAGTCTATGTGACAGAACGTTGTTGA
- the nemy gene encoding uncharacterized protein nemy isoform X5 encodes MMEVEKSPPGTPTADMPPPPDEEKRYEEDSENDWNCGSWFEYLLIVILSTILLVGVLVLTLFWILFYRGGFAWSDNPKLQFNLHPTLMVAGFITLSGFSILLYRLCRCLKHIYVKLIHMFFHACAIPCVVLGFLAVFDSHNLSEPPKINFYSLHSWLGLVTMGMFVLQFVGGFFSFLILLCCENRTYKFRSIMVPIHASFGLVNFMLAIATSITGLVEYERQNAGDPVLSSRNSEIEHYIINSLAIVLVAIGIVVSVAVRRSNAPATAKVYVTERC; translated from the exons GCGCTATGAAGAAGATTCGGAGAATGACTGGAATTGCGGTTCGTGGTTTGAGTATTTGCTCATTGTTATACTTTCAACAATTTTGCTGGTTGGCGTATTGGTACTAACACTCTTTTGGATATTATTCTATCGTGGCGGTTTTGCATGGTCTGATAATCcaaaattacaattcaatttaCATCCCACCCTAATGGTGGCGGGCTTCATAACACTGTCGGGATTTT CAATTTTATTGTACCGCCTCTGCCGCTGTTTGAAACACATTTATGTTAAGCTAATTCATATGTTCTTTCACGCCTGCGCCATACCGTGTGTGGTTTTGGGATTTTTGGCTGTTTTCGATTCGCATAATTTATCAGAGCCGCCTAAAATCAATTTTTATAGTTTACATTCGTGGTTGGGTCTTGTCACCATGGGAATGTTTGTGCTGCAATTCGTTGGCGGCTTCTTCAG TTTCTTGATCTTGTTGTGCTGTGAGAATCGCACCTACAAATTTCGCAGCATTATGGTTCCAATACACGCCAGCTTTGGTCTGGTTAATTTTATGTTGGCAATTGCCACAAGCATCACTGGTTTGGTGGAATATGAAAGACAGAATGCAGGTGATCCAGTTTTAAG CTCGCGCAACTCGGAAATCGAGCACTACATAATAAACTCATTGGCTATCGTTTTAGTTGCTATTGGAATCGTTGTTTCGGTCGCTGTGAGACGATCGAATGCACCAGCCACTGCCAAAGTCTATGTGACAGAACGTTGTTGA
- the nemy gene encoding uncharacterized protein nemy isoform X3 translates to MRLKRRKDKQSLTAMAVNEEFMNELNRQIKRRPEADANYRRLYLNGRRRYEEDSENDWNCGSWFEYLLIVILSTILLVGVLVLTLFWILFYRGGFAWSDNPKLQFNLHPTLMVAGFITLSGFSILLYRLCRCLKHIYVKLIHMFFHACAIPCVVLGFLAVFDSHNLSEPPKINFYSLHSWLGLVTMGMFVLQFVGGFFSFLILLCCENRTYKFRSIMVPIHASFGLVNFMLAIATSITGLVEYERQNAGDPVLSSRNSEIEHYIINSLAIVLVAIGIVVSVAVRRSNAPATAKVYVTERC, encoded by the exons atgaGACTGAAACGAAGAAAAGATAAACAGAGTCTAACGGCGATGGCGGTTAATGAGGAGTTTATGAATGAACTGAATCGCCAAATAAAGCGGCGACCAGAGGCGGATGCTAATTACAGACGGTTGTATTTAAATGGAAGACG GCGCTATGAAGAAGATTCGGAGAATGACTGGAATTGCGGTTCGTGGTTTGAGTATTTGCTCATTGTTATACTTTCAACAATTTTGCTGGTTGGCGTATTGGTACTAACACTCTTTTGGATATTATTCTATCGTGGCGGTTTTGCATGGTCTGATAATCcaaaattacaattcaatttaCATCCCACCCTAATGGTGGCGGGCTTCATAACACTGTCGGGATTTT CAATTTTATTGTACCGCCTCTGCCGCTGTTTGAAACACATTTATGTTAAGCTAATTCATATGTTCTTTCACGCCTGCGCCATACCGTGTGTGGTTTTGGGATTTTTGGCTGTTTTCGATTCGCATAATTTATCAGAGCCGCCTAAAATCAATTTTTATAGTTTACATTCGTGGTTGGGTCTTGTCACCATGGGAATGTTTGTGCTGCAATTCGTTGGCGGCTTCTTCAG TTTCTTGATCTTGTTGTGCTGTGAGAATCGCACCTACAAATTTCGCAGCATTATGGTTCCAATACACGCCAGCTTTGGTCTGGTTAATTTTATGTTGGCAATTGCCACAAGCATCACTGGTTTGGTGGAATATGAAAGACAGAATGCAGGTGATCCAGTTTTAAG CTCGCGCAACTCGGAAATCGAGCACTACATAATAAACTCATTGGCTATCGTTTTAGTTGCTATTGGAATCGTTGTTTCGGTCGCTGTGAGACGATCGAATGCACCAGCCACTGCCAAAGTCTATGTGACAGAACGTTGTTGA
- the nemy gene encoding uncharacterized protein nemy isoform X2 → MRLTKCTTLAAQITFLKINLYMRLKRRKDKQSLTAMAVNEEFMNELNRQIKRRPEADANYRRRYEEDSENDWNCGSWFEYLLIVILSTILLVGVLVLTLFWILFYRGGFAWSDNPKLQFNLHPTLMVAGFITLSGFSILLYRLCRCLKHIYVKLIHMFFHACAIPCVVLGFLAVFDSHNLSEPPKINFYSLHSWLGLVTMGMFVLQFVGGFFSFLILLCCENRTYKFRSIMVPIHASFGLVNFMLAIATSITGLVEYERQNAGDPVLSSRNSEIEHYIINSLAIVLVAIGIVVSVAVRRSNAPATAKVYVTERC, encoded by the exons acgtttttgaaaataaatttgtatatgaGACTGAAACGAAGAAAAGATAAACAGAGTCTAACGGCGATGGCGGTTAATGAGGAGTTTATGAATGAACTGAATCGCCAAATAAAGCGGCGACCAGAGGCGGATGCTAATTACAGACG GCGCTATGAAGAAGATTCGGAGAATGACTGGAATTGCGGTTCGTGGTTTGAGTATTTGCTCATTGTTATACTTTCAACAATTTTGCTGGTTGGCGTATTGGTACTAACACTCTTTTGGATATTATTCTATCGTGGCGGTTTTGCATGGTCTGATAATCcaaaattacaattcaatttaCATCCCACCCTAATGGTGGCGGGCTTCATAACACTGTCGGGATTTT CAATTTTATTGTACCGCCTCTGCCGCTGTTTGAAACACATTTATGTTAAGCTAATTCATATGTTCTTTCACGCCTGCGCCATACCGTGTGTGGTTTTGGGATTTTTGGCTGTTTTCGATTCGCATAATTTATCAGAGCCGCCTAAAATCAATTTTTATAGTTTACATTCGTGGTTGGGTCTTGTCACCATGGGAATGTTTGTGCTGCAATTCGTTGGCGGCTTCTTCAG TTTCTTGATCTTGTTGTGCTGTGAGAATCGCACCTACAAATTTCGCAGCATTATGGTTCCAATACACGCCAGCTTTGGTCTGGTTAATTTTATGTTGGCAATTGCCACAAGCATCACTGGTTTGGTGGAATATGAAAGACAGAATGCAGGTGATCCAGTTTTAAG CTCGCGCAACTCGGAAATCGAGCACTACATAATAAACTCATTGGCTATCGTTTTAGTTGCTATTGGAATCGTTGTTTCGGTCGCTGTGAGACGATCGAATGCACCAGCCACTGCCAAAGTCTATGTGACAGAACGTTGTTGA
- the nemy gene encoding uncharacterized protein nemy isoform X1, whose translation MRLTKCTTLAAQITFLKINLYMRLKRRKDKQSLTAMAVNEEFMNELNRQIKRRPEADANYRRLYLNGRRRYEEDSENDWNCGSWFEYLLIVILSTILLVGVLVLTLFWILFYRGGFAWSDNPKLQFNLHPTLMVAGFITLSGFSILLYRLCRCLKHIYVKLIHMFFHACAIPCVVLGFLAVFDSHNLSEPPKINFYSLHSWLGLVTMGMFVLQFVGGFFSFLILLCCENRTYKFRSIMVPIHASFGLVNFMLAIATSITGLVEYERQNAGDPVLSSRNSEIEHYIINSLAIVLVAIGIVVSVAVRRSNAPATAKVYVTERC comes from the exons acgtttttgaaaataaatttgtatatgaGACTGAAACGAAGAAAAGATAAACAGAGTCTAACGGCGATGGCGGTTAATGAGGAGTTTATGAATGAACTGAATCGCCAAATAAAGCGGCGACCAGAGGCGGATGCTAATTACAGACGGTTGTATTTAAATGGAAGACG GCGCTATGAAGAAGATTCGGAGAATGACTGGAATTGCGGTTCGTGGTTTGAGTATTTGCTCATTGTTATACTTTCAACAATTTTGCTGGTTGGCGTATTGGTACTAACACTCTTTTGGATATTATTCTATCGTGGCGGTTTTGCATGGTCTGATAATCcaaaattacaattcaatttaCATCCCACCCTAATGGTGGCGGGCTTCATAACACTGTCGGGATTTT CAATTTTATTGTACCGCCTCTGCCGCTGTTTGAAACACATTTATGTTAAGCTAATTCATATGTTCTTTCACGCCTGCGCCATACCGTGTGTGGTTTTGGGATTTTTGGCTGTTTTCGATTCGCATAATTTATCAGAGCCGCCTAAAATCAATTTTTATAGTTTACATTCGTGGTTGGGTCTTGTCACCATGGGAATGTTTGTGCTGCAATTCGTTGGCGGCTTCTTCAG TTTCTTGATCTTGTTGTGCTGTGAGAATCGCACCTACAAATTTCGCAGCATTATGGTTCCAATACACGCCAGCTTTGGTCTGGTTAATTTTATGTTGGCAATTGCCACAAGCATCACTGGTTTGGTGGAATATGAAAGACAGAATGCAGGTGATCCAGTTTTAAG CTCGCGCAACTCGGAAATCGAGCACTACATAATAAACTCATTGGCTATCGTTTTAGTTGCTATTGGAATCGTTGTTTCGGTCGCTGTGAGACGATCGAATGCACCAGCCACTGCCAAAGTCTATGTGACAGAACGTTGTTGA